In Microplitis mediator isolate UGA2020A chromosome 2, iyMicMedi2.1, whole genome shotgun sequence, a single window of DNA contains:
- the LOC130663057 gene encoding TD and POZ domain-containing protein 1-like isoform X2: MERHDVMVCKQKTIFEWKIGEFPLTIKYSVINQDAHTILSPDFPTDWKSKWQLELKFNNDKTSEDKEWISIFLNSRSGGDYDIFGVKYSLFIFDNKNEKKFKQKSYKVFNRDEKFCILKFLNVKQLLEKRDKLLPDKALTICIKLTKFTKRSSHISAIIKIPLKTSNHQIAHDLKDLFDSKAGSDVVLIVGDKKIPAHKTLLMSRSPVFFAMFTHKLKENRENEVDIPDIDPDTLADKYQIPALKELCAESFCKNVNVVNAVQYLVLLDRHHADERFFKYIMDFIEINFEYIIKTPAYKAFEKYNPKMSLALLTAINIHL; encoded by the exons ATGGAAAGGCATGATGTTATGGTTTGTAaacaaaaaactatttttgaatGGAAAATAGGTGAGTTTCCtttaactataaaatattccGTGATCAATCAAGACGCTCATACAATCCTCTCACCGGACTTTCCAACTGATTGGAAATCCAAATGGCAATTAGAATTGAagtttaataatgataaaacgTCGGAAGACAAAGAATGGATATCAATATTTCTAAACTCAAGATCTGGTGGTGATTACGACATATTTGGAGTCAAATATTCGCTCttcatttttgataataaaaacgaaaaaaagtttaaacaaAAGTCATACAAGGTTTTCAACAGAGATGAAAAGTTTTGTATTCTGAAGTTTCTTAATGTAAAacaattattagaaaaaagaGATAAATTGTTACCTGATAAAGCATTGACAATATGCATTAAGCTTACTAAGTTCACTAAACGTTCTTCTCATATTTCAGCCATAATTAAGATTCCATTGAAAACTTCAAATCATCAAATTGCCCACGATTTGAAAGATCTTTTTGATAGCAAAGCAGGAAGTGATGTTGTTCTAATTGTGGGTGATAAGAAAATTCCAGCTCACAAAACTTTGCTAATGTCTCGAAGCCCCGTATTTTTTGCAATGTTTACACATAAGCTGAAAGAAAACAGAGAAAATGAAGTAGACATTCCTGATATTGATCCTGATACAT TAGCAGATAAATATCAGATACCAGCTCTTAAAGAGTTATGTGCAGAATCATTCTgtaaaaatgtaaatgttGTAAATGCCGTTCAATATCTTGTTTTACTTGACCGTCATCATGCTgatgaacgattttttaagtatatcaTGGATTTCATTGAAATCAATTTCGAGTACATTATCAAAACCCCCGCATATAAAGCCTTCGAAAAATATAATCCAAAAATGTCATTAGCTCTACTAACGGCAATTAACATCCACTTATAA
- the LOC130663057 gene encoding speckle-type POZ protein-like isoform X1: MERHDVMVCKQKTIFEWKIGEFPLTIKYSVINQDAHTILSPDFPTDWKSKWQLELKFNNDKTSEDKEWISIFLNSRSGGDYDIFGVKYSLFIFDNKNEKKFKQKSYKVFNRDEKFCILKFLNVKQLLEKRDKLLPDKALTICIKLTKFTKRSSHISAIIKIPLKTSNHQIAHDLKDLFDSKAGSDVVLIVGDKKIPAHKTLLMSRSPVFFAMFTHKLKENRENEVDIPDIDPDTCEKLLEFIYTDNVTNLDEIYERLFVVADKYQIPALKELCAESFCKNVNVVNAVQYLVLLDRHHADERFFKYIMDFIEINFEYIIKTPAYKAFEKYNPKMSLALLTAINIHL; encoded by the coding sequence ATGGAAAGGCATGATGTTATGGTTTGTAaacaaaaaactatttttgaatGGAAAATAGGTGAGTTTCCtttaactataaaatattccGTGATCAATCAAGACGCTCATACAATCCTCTCACCGGACTTTCCAACTGATTGGAAATCCAAATGGCAATTAGAATTGAagtttaataatgataaaacgTCGGAAGACAAAGAATGGATATCAATATTTCTAAACTCAAGATCTGGTGGTGATTACGACATATTTGGAGTCAAATATTCGCTCttcatttttgataataaaaacgaaaaaaagtttaaacaaAAGTCATACAAGGTTTTCAACAGAGATGAAAAGTTTTGTATTCTGAAGTTTCTTAATGTAAAacaattattagaaaaaagaGATAAATTGTTACCTGATAAAGCATTGACAATATGCATTAAGCTTACTAAGTTCACTAAACGTTCTTCTCATATTTCAGCCATAATTAAGATTCCATTGAAAACTTCAAATCATCAAATTGCCCACGATTTGAAAGATCTTTTTGATAGCAAAGCAGGAAGTGATGTTGTTCTAATTGTGGGTGATAAGAAAATTCCAGCTCACAAAACTTTGCTAATGTCTCGAAGCCCCGTATTTTTTGCAATGTTTACACATAAGCTGAAAGAAAACAGAGAAAATGAAGTAGACATTCCTGATATTGATCCTGATACATGTGAGAAACTgttagaatttatttatacggACAACGTGACTAATCTCGATGAAATTTATGAACGTTTATTCGTAGTAGCAGATAAATATCAGATACCAGCTCTTAAAGAGTTATGTGCAGAATCATTCTgtaaaaatgtaaatgttGTAAATGCCGTTCAATATCTTGTTTTACTTGACCGTCATCATGCTgatgaacgattttttaagtatatcaTGGATTTCATTGAAATCAATTTCGAGTACATTATCAAAACCCCCGCATATAAAGCCTTCGAAAAATATAATCCAAAAATGTCATTAGCTCTACTAACGGCAATTAACATCCACTTATAA
- the LOC130663099 gene encoding speckle-type POZ protein-like, with the protein MEKCCFMSRKQKTIFEWKIGDFPLIMKHTMENHNPYTILSSEFPTADWKSKWQLVLNFNNGNKSEDKEWISIYLNSKSISYTKIFRVKYSLFIFNDKKEKKCEQKSYKVFEEMEYFCVQKFLKIKQLLEKKDKLLPDNTLTIGIKLTEFIESSCLYSPIIKIPVKTSDRQIVHDLKDLFDSKAGSDVVLVVGDKKIPAHKTLLMSRSPVFSAMFTHPLEENRENEVTIPDMDPDVCEKLLEFIYTDNVTNLDKVAGRLFEVADKYQIPALKESCEELFCKNVNVKNAVQYLVLLDSHNGDERFFKYIIDFIAINFKKIFETSEYKALEKTNPELSLTIVKEIRSNR; encoded by the coding sequence ATGGAAAAGTGCTGTTTTATGAGTAGGAaacaaaaaactatttttgaatGGAAAATAGGTGATTTTCCTTTAATTATGAAACATACCATGGAAAATCATAACCCCTATACGATTCTCTCATCAGAATTTCCAACTGCTGATTGGAAATCCAAATGGCAAttagtattaaattttaataatggtAACAAGTCGGAAGACAAAGAGTGGATATCAATATATCTAAACTCAAAATCCATTAGTTATACCAAAATATTCAGAGTCAAGTATTCgctctttatttttaatgataaaaaagaaaaaaagtgtgAACAAAAGTCCTACAAGGTTTTCGAAGAAATGGAATATTTTTGTGTTCAAaagtttcttaaaataaaacaattattggaaaaaaaggATAAATTATTACCTGATAATACATTAACAATCGGCATTAAGCTTACTGAGTTTATCGAAAGTTCTTGTCTTTACTCACCCATCATTAAAATTCCAGTAAAAACTTCAGATCGTCAAATTGTCCACGATTTGAAAGATCTTTTTGATAGTAAAGCAGGTAGTGATGTTGTTCTAGTTGTGGGTGATAAGAAAATTCCAGCGCACAAAACTTTGCTGATGAGCCGAAGCCCTGTATTTTCTGCGATGTTTACACATCCGTTGGAAGAAAACAGAGAAAATGAAGTTACCATTCCTGATATGGATCCTGATGTATGTGAGAAGCTgttagaatttatttatacggACAATGTGACTAATCTCGATAAAGTTGCTGGACGTTTATTCGAAGTGGCAGATAAATATCAGATACCGGCTCTCAAAGAGTCTTGTGAAGAATTATTCTGTAAGAACGTAAATGTTAAAAATGCCGTTCAATATCTCGTTTTACTTGACAGCCATAATGGTGATGAACGATTTTTCAAGTATATCATTGATTTCATCGCAATcaatttcaagaaaattttcgaaaccTCCGAATATAAAGCCTTGGAAAAAACTAATCCAGAATTATCATTAACTATAGTGAAGGAAATTCGCAGTAACAGATGA
- the LOC130662992 gene encoding speckle-type POZ protein-like, translating to MEDFKMIKSYSIPKEEKVIFEWKIDQFLSIMKFTMDNKNAKTIRSPTFKTVETSYGWYLEINFNYENESVDKDWISIKIRNFSDDQITAKYSLFIFDNKKKKKFENKLYKIFKSNESWCISKFLNVNQLLEKKDKLLPDNALTICIKLTEFIDCSYSYSPTIKIPLKTSNHNIVHDSKELFDSKAGSDVVLVVGDKKIPAHKTFLMFRSPVFFAMFTHQLKENRENEVDIPDMDPDVCEKLLEFIYTDNVTNLGEVSDRLHEVADKYQLPALKELCEESCCKNVNVENAVKYLVLLDRHNAGEEFFKYILDFIAINSKNIIETPEFKALEKTNPELSLTIVTKICSIK from the coding sequence atggaagattttaaaatgataaaaagttattcaatacCCAAAGAAGAGAAAGTCATTTTTGAATGGAAAATAGATCAGTTTCTTTCAATTATGAAATTTACCATGGATAACAAAAACGCCAAAACAATCAGATCACCTACTTTTAAAACTGTTGAAACATCATATGGGTGgtatttagaaataaattttaattatgaaaatgagTCTGTAGACAAAGATTGGATATCAatcaaaataagaaattttagtGATGATCAAATAACAGCGAAATATTcgctatttatttttgataataaaaaaaaaaaaaagttcgaaaATAAACTATAcaagatatttaaaagtaatgaaAGTTGGTGTATTTCGAAGTTTCTTAATGTCAATCAATTATTAGAAAagaaagataaattattaccTGATAATGCATTGACAATATGCATTAAGCTTACTGAGTTTATTGATtgttcttattcttattcacCCACCATTAAGATTCCGTTAAAAACTTCAAACCATAATATTGTCCACGATTCGAAAGAACTTTTTGATAGTAAAGCAGGAAGTGATGTTGTTCTAGTTGtgggtgataaaaaaattccagctCACAAAACTTTTCTGATGTTTCGAAGCCCCGTATTTTTTGCAATGTTTACACATCAGCTGAAAGAAAACCGAGAAAATGAAGTAGACATTCCTGATATGGATCCTGATGTATGTGAGAAGCTGTTAGAATTTATATATACGGACAATGTGACTAATCTTGGTGAAGTTTCTGACCGTTTACACGAAGTGGCAGATAAATATCAGTTACCAGCTCTTAAAGAATTATGTGAAGAATCATGCTgtaaaaatgtaaatgttGAAAATGCCGTTAAATATCTCGTTTTACTAGACCGTCATAATGCTGGtgaagaattttttaagtatatccTTGATTTCATCGCAATCAATTCCAAGAATATTATCGAAACCCCCGAATTTAAAGCCTTGGAAAAAACTAATCCAGAATTATCATTAACTATAGTGACGAAAATTTGcagtatcaaataa
- the LOC130663467 gene encoding speckle-type POZ protein-like B, with translation METFCIPKFLEVKELLEKKDKLLPGNALTVCIELTEFIESSRFNSPIFEVPLKTAEHQIIDNLKDLFGSKAGTDVVLVVGDKKIPAHKTLLRRSPVFSAMFTHQLKENKENEIDISDMDPDTCEKLLEFIYTDNVSDFNEVSERLYKVTDKYQLPTLKVLCEESFCKNVNVGNAVQYLVLLDRH, from the coding sequence ATGGAAACTTTTTGTATTCCAAAGTTTCTGGAAGTAAaagaattattagaaaaaaaggaCAAATTATTACCTGGTAATGCACTGACAGTATGCATTGAGCTTACAGAGTTTATTGAAAGTTCTCGTTTTAACTCACCCATTTTTGAAGTTCCATTAAAAACTGCAgaacatcaaattatcgaCAATTTGAAAGATCTTTTTGGTAGTAAAGCAGGTACTGACGTTGTTCTAGTTGTAGGCGATAAGAAAATTCCAGCTCACAAAACTTTGCTGAGACGAAGCCCTGTATTTTCTGCAATGTTTACACATCagctgaaagaaaataaagaaaatgaaatagaCATTTCTGATATGGATCCTGATACATGTGAGAAActattagaatttatttatacggACAATGTGTCTGATTTTAATGAAGTTTCTGAACGTTTATACAAAGTAACAGATAAATATCAGTTACCAACTCTTAAAGTGTTATGTGAAGAATCATTCTgtaaaaatgtaaatgttGGAAATGCCGTTCAATATCTCGTTTTACTTGACCGCCATTAA
- the LOC130663126 gene encoding speckle-type POZ protein-like, whose product MERCYFMGSKQTTIFQWKIGDFPLIMKYSMNNQDAHTILSPDFPSDWKSKWELKLKFNNDTKSEEKEWISIFLNSRSRTDNPTFKVKYSLFILDNEKEKKFENELYKVFIKNEDFFIPKFLEVNQLLEKKDTLLPDNALTICIELTEFTESSCLNSPIIKIPLKTSDHQIVHDLKDLFDSRAGSDVELVVGDMRIPAHKTLLMTRSPVFSAMFIYKLKENRENKVTIPDMDPDTCEKLLEFIYTDNVTNIDEVSERLYEVADKYQLPTLKELCEESFCKNVNVENAIQYLVLLDRHNTRGEFFKYILDFIAINSKKIIETPEFKALEKSHTELLMTIVTKICSSK is encoded by the coding sequence atGGAAAGATGTTACTTTATGGGTAGTAAACAAACAACCATTTTTCAATGGAAAATAGGTGACTTTCCTTTAATCATGAAATATTCTATGAACAATCAAGATGCTCATACAATCCTTTCACCGGACTTTCCATCTGACTGGAAGTCCAAATGGGAATTAAAATTGAAGTTCAATAATGATACAAAGTCGGAAGAAAAAGAATGGATATCAATATTTCTTAACTCAAGATCCAGGACTGATAACCCAacatttaaagtaaaatattcgctctttattttagataatgaaaaagaaaaaaagtttgaaaatgaaCTAtacaaagtttttataaaaaatgaagatttTTTCATTCCAAAGTTTCTTGAAGTGAATCaattactagaaaaaaaagatacaCTGCTACCCGATAATGCATTGACAATTTGCATTGAGCTCACTGAGTTTACTGAAAGTTCTTGTCTTAATTCACCCATCATTAAAATTCCATTAAAAACTTCGGATCATCAAATTGTCCACGATTTGAAAGATCTTTTTGATAGTAGAGCGGGTAGTGATGTTGAACTAGTTGTGGGAGATATGAGAATTCCAGCTCACAAAACTTTGCTTATGACTCGAAGCCCTGTATTTTCTGCAATGTTTATATATAAGCTGAAAGAAAACAGAGAAAATAAAGTTACTATTCCTGATATGGATCCTGATACATGTGAAAAACTgttagaatttatttatacggACAATGTTACTAATATTGATGAAGTTTCTGAACGTTTATATGAAGTGGCAGATAAGTATCAGTTACCAACTCTTAAAGAGTTATGTGAAGAATCATTTTGTAAAAACGTAAACGTTGAAAATGCTATTCAATATCTCGTTTTACTTGACCGTCATAATACTCGTggggaattttttaagtatatccTTGATTTCATCGCaatcaattccaaaaaaattattgaaacccCGGAATTTAAAGCCTTGGAAAAAAGTCATACAGAATTATTAATGACCATAGTAACAAAAATTTGCagtagcaaataa
- the LOC130663132 gene encoding speckle-type POZ protein-like, protein MERCYFMGNNQKTIFEWKIGDFPLLMKYSMYKEDAHTITSPDFPTDGKSKWELQLKLNNNKESALKEWISISLNSRSTGDTHLFKIKYSLSILDDKKEKKFKQKSFQVIRKMDTLNILKFLEVKQLFEMKDKLLPDNELTICIKITEFTEPTHVDSPIIKIPLKTSDHKIVHDLKDLFDSRAGSDVVLVVGDKKIPAHKTLLMSRSPVFSAMFTHQLKENKENEVTIPDMDPDVCEKLLEFIYTDNVTKLDGVSERLYEVADKYQIPTLKESCEESLCKNVNVENAVQYLVLLDRHHTDERFFKYIVDFMAINSKKISKTSK, encoded by the coding sequence ATGGAAAGGTGTTATTTTATGGGTAATAACCaaaaaaccatttttgaaTGGAAAATAGGCGACTTTCCTTTACTTATGAAATATTCGATGTACAAAGAAGACGCCCATACGATCACATCACCGGACTTTCCAACTGATGGGAAATCCAAGTGGGAATTAcaattaaagttaaataataataaagagtCGGCTCTCAAAGAATGGATATCAATATCCCTAAACTCAAGATCCACTGGTGATACCcacttattcaaaataaaatattcgcTATCTAttttagatgataaaaaagaaaaaaagtttaaacaaaagtcattTCAGGTTATCAGAAAAATGGATACActtaatattctaaaatttcttGAAGTAAAACAATTATTCGAAATGAAGGATAAATTATTACCTGATAATGAATTAACAATATGCATTAAGATTACCGAGTTTACTGAACCTACTCATGTTGACTcacccataattaaaattccttTAAAAACTTCGGATCATAAAATTGTCCACGATTTAAAAGATCTTTTTGATAGTAGAGCAGGAAGTGATGTTGTTCTAGTTGTGGGTGATAAGAAAATTCCAGCTCACAAAACTTTGCTGATGAGTCGAAGCCCTGTGTTTTCTGCGATGTTTACACATCAGCTGAAagaaaacaaagaaaatgaaGTTACCATTCCTGATATGGATCCTGATGTATGTGAGAAGCTgttagaatttatttatacggACAATGTGACTAAACTTGATGGAGTTTCTGAACGTTTATACGAAGTAGCAGATAAATATCAGATACCAACTCTTAAAGAGTCGTGTGAGGAATCTCTCTGTAAAAACGTGAATGTCGAAAATGCCGTTCAATATCTCGTTTTACTTGACCGTCACCATACTgatgaacgattttttaagtatatcgTTGATTTCATggcaataaattcaaaaaaaatttccaaaaccTCCAAATAA
- the LOC130663130 gene encoding speckle-type POZ protein-like, whose amino-acid sequence MEDFRIVKTNSIIEERKGIYEWKITQFFSMMRFSTNKKYNSTIRSPDFSTNNKHGDSSWCLQMNLSKNNDSYEQWFSITLIYHGGPQNLRAKYSICIIDSEKNKQCEQEGSDIFEKNVGYNILPSVKVGELFKDTNKLVPSDTLTVSFELTEFIVRFHTIPPITKLRLIKSKEIVDDLAALFHSKDDNDVVLVVGDKKIPAHKTLLMNQSNVFREMLCHQKNNKNEVKILDMNSDLCEKLLEFIYTNNVTNVDEVAGRLYEVADKYQLPALKKLCEESFRKNVNVENAVQYLVLLNRHNANEDFLNYIADFIAINSKIITETEEYKALLNTNPALLLTVTTKICNLRKNRKINILENQYCNIKWMFLILLLSVLILNFGLNLNLSTFFSSLLSF is encoded by the exons ATGGAAGATTTTCGAATtgtaaaaacaaattctatAATTGAAGAACGGAAAGGTATATATGAATGGAAAataactcaatttttttcaatgatgcGATTTTCCACGAACAAGAAATACAACAGCACAATCCGATCACCAGATTTTTCTACTAATAATAAACATGGTGATAGTTCGTGGTGTTTACAAATGAATCTTAGTAAGAATAATGACAGTTATGAGCAATGGTTTTCAATAACTTTGATATATCATGGTGGTCCGcaaaacttaagagccaaataTTCGATATGTATTATTGATAgtgaaaaaaacaaacaatgtGAACAAGAAGGAAGTGacattttcgagaaaaatgtaGGGTATAATATCCTGCCGTCTGTTAAGGTGGGGGAACTATTTAAagatacaaataaattagtacCTAGTGATACATTAACCGTATCCTTTGAACTTACTGAATTTATTGTACGTTTTCACACTATTCCACCCATCACTAAACTTCGATTAATAAAATCGAAAGAAATTGTTGACGATTTGGCAGCTCTTTTTCATAGTAAAGACGACAATGATGTTGTTTTAGTTGtgggtgataaaaaaattccagctCACAAAACTTTACTAATGAATCAAAGTAATGTATTTCGTGAAATGTTATGCCACCagaaaaacaacaaaaatgaagtaaaaattcttGATATGAATTCTGATTTATGTGAAAAActattagaatttatttacACGAACAATGTGACTAATGTTGATGAAGTTGCTGGACGTTTATACGAAGTGGCAGATAAATATCAGTTACCAGCTCTTAAAAAGTTATGCGAAGAATCATTCCGTAAGAACGTAAATGTTGAAAATGCCGTTCAATATCTTGTTTTACTTAACCGTCATAATGCTAACGAAGACTTCTTGAATTATATAGCAGATTTCATTGCAATCAATTCAAAGATAATTACCGAAACTGAAGAATATAAAGCATTACTAAACACTAATCCAGCATTATTGTTAACTGTAACAACAAAAATTTGCAATCTTCGAAAAAATAGAAAG aTCAACATCTTGGAAAATCAATACTGCAACATAAAATGGATGTTTTTAATCTTATTATTATCAGTTCTAATCCTTAACTTTGgacttaatttaaatctttCTACTTTCTTTTCATCATTACTTTcattctaa
- the LOC130663128 gene encoding speckle-type POZ protein-like produces the protein MEDFQLVKTHSMIEERTVMYEWKIDQFFSMMQFSIHTKNYSTIQSPDFSTNNKPGDSTWYLQTNLHNNSCLSYQEMFSITLTYYGGPQNLRAKYSICIIDSEKNKQCEQKGNYTFDKSVGYAIQPSVQLSELFKNTDKLVPGDTLTVSLELTEFIVRSNTIPPITKLRLIKSKEIVEDLVALFHSKEGSDAVLVVGDKKIPAHKTLLMNRSNVFRKMLTCHQKNNKNDEVNIPDMNSDLCEKLLEFIYTNNVTNVDEVAGRLYEVADKYQLPALKKLCEESFRKNVNVENAVQYLVLLNRHNANEDFLNYIADFIAINSKIITETEEYKALLNTNPALLLTVTTKICNLRKNRKINILENQYCNIKWMFLILLLSVLILNFGLNLNLSTFFSSLLSF, from the exons ATGGAAGATTTTCAACTTGTAAAAACTCATTCTATGATTGAAGAACGGACAGTTATGTACGAATGGAAAatagatcaatttttttcaatgatgcAATTTTCCATACACACGAAAAACTACAGCACAATCCAATCACCAGATTTTTCAACTAATAATAAACCTGGTGATAGTACGTGGTATTTACAAACTAATCTTCATAATAATTCTTGTTTGAGTTATCAGGAAATGTTTTCAATAACTTTGACATATTATGGTGGTCCTCAAAACTTGAGAGCCAAATATTCGATATGTATTATTGATAgtgaaaaaaacaaacaatgtGAACAAAAAGGAAATTATACTTTCGACAAAAGTGTTGGATATGCTATTCAGCCGTCTGTTCAACTAAGTGAACTATTTAAAAACACAGATAAATTAGTACCTGGTGATACATTAACGGTATCCCTTGAACTTACTGAATTTATTGTACGTTCTAACACTATTCCACCCATCACTAAACTTCGACTAATAAAATCGAAAGAAATTGTTGAGGATTTGGTAGCTCTTTTTCATAGTAAAGAAGGCAGTGATGCTGTTTTAGTTGTTGGTGATAAGAAAATTCCAGCCCACAAAACTTTACTAATGAATCGAAGTAATGTATTTCGTAAAATGTTAACATGCCACCagaaaaacaacaaaaatgaTGAAGTAAATATCCCTGATATGAATTCTGATTTATGTGAAAAActattagaatttatttacACGAACAATGTGACTAATGTTGATGAAGTTGCTGGACGTTTATACGAAGTGGCAGATAAATATCAGTTACCAGCTCTTAAAAAGTTATGCGAAGAATCATTCCGTAAGAACGTAAATGTTGAAAATGCCGTTCAATATCTTGTTTTACTTAACCGTCATAATGCTAACGAAGACTTCTTGAATTATATAGCAGATTTCATTGCAATCAATTCAAAGATAATTACCGAAACTGAAGAATATAAAGCATTACTAAACACTAATCCAGCATTATTGTTAACTGTAACAACAAAAATTTGCAATCTTCGAAAAAATAGAAAG aTCAACATCTTGGAAAATCAATACTGCAACATAAAATGGATGTTTTTAATCTTATTATTATCAGTTCTAATCCTTAACTTTGgacttaatttaaatctttCTACTTTCTTTTCATCATTACTTTcattctaa